A window from Cryptomeria japonica chromosome 1, Sugi_1.0, whole genome shotgun sequence encodes these proteins:
- the LOC131066160 gene encoding uncharacterized protein LOC131066160, producing the protein MIKGVLDDYVSQTGQLINEDKSSTFLLNVKVAEQRNIEKILSFQVSDLPSKHLGSPMLAGECKMNQWQEIIDNSRRKIGAWKNRWLSLAGNMQWIKVVLEVVPIYVVSCFKVTNKAVGVMEGIMKKKLWVEAKEESKKNFHLIRWENICLSKENEGDGLRKMLK; encoded by the coding sequence ATGATTAAAGGGGTATTAGATGATTATGTCTCTCAGACGGGTCAACTTatcaatgaagataaatcttctACCTTTCTTTTGAATGTTAAGGTGGCAGAGCAGAGAAATATAGAAAAAATTCTCAGTTTCCAAGTCTCAGATCTCCCTTCAAAGCATTTGGGATCCCCTATGTTAGCAGGTGAATGCAAAATGAATCAATGGCAGGAGATAATTGACAATAGTCGCAGGAAGATTGGTGCTTGGAAAAATAGGTGGCTATCTCTAgctggaaatatgcaatggatcaAAGTGGTTTTGGAAGTTGTCCCTATATACGTGGTGTCCTGCTTCAAAGTTACAAACAAGGCGGTTGGAGTAATGGAGGGcatcatgaaaaaaaaattatgggtTGAAGCGAAGGAGGAGTCCAAGAAAAATTTTCATCTTATCAGATGGGAAAACATTTGTCTATCAAAAGAAAATGAGGGAGATGGGCTTCGAAAAATGTTGAAATAG